In the Fibrobacterota bacterium genome, GTTCCCCGCTCGCCCTTACCCCGCTCATTTCGGTTCCGGCGGAGATACAGGAGCGGGCGACCCGGACCAGGACGGTTCCCGGTTCGACTTCGGGGGCGGGCACGTCGGCCAGGACCGCCTGCCCCTGCTTGATCAGGACTTGCTTCATTTGGAGAGGGCGGCGATAGAAAGGGCCACGGCGAGGCCGATGGAGAGGGTGCCCAAGATGGCGTTGATCCCGGCGAACCAATCGACGGGTTTGGGCTCCGGGCCCTGAGGCACGAAAATCACGCTTCCCGCATCAGGCTGCCGATTGAAATACCCGGTCCCTCCCGTCTCGCCGTTGGCGTACTCGACCACTACGTGGTTCTTCTCGCTGCGCCGGGTGAAGCCGCCCGCCTTTTCGATGTAATACTCGACATTGGCGCCGTCCTTGTACAGCACGCTGGTGGCAAAACCCACCTCCCCGACGACCTTTACCGTGTTTAGCCTCTCCGGCACGACGATACTGTCTCCCCCAACCAGGGAAATGTTCTGCTTGGAGTTCGAGTTCCGTAGCGCCTTATTGAAGTCCAGTCCCACGCGGCCCACGCTGTCCTTGGAGCGGAACAGGCGCGCGCCGCTGACGTAGGCGTCCGGCTTGAATCCGCCCGCGCGGGTGATGACGGAGTTGAGGGTTTCCCCGGGGAAAAGGAGCGCGTACTTGCCGGGATGGACGAAATGCCCGTTCAGGATCACGACCTCCTTCTGGTACCATCGCGGGTCGATAGGGACCTGGAGGAAGTCGTTAGGCTTGAGCTGGAACCTTTCCTTGGTCTCGGCCAGGCCATCGGCCACGTCCAGCTGCATCTGGGTTACCCGGCGCTCATGCGGATCGCCGCGGAAAACCAAGAGCCGGCCGGATTCATGATGCGGCAGGTATCCTCCCGCCATCATGACCAAATCCTTGGCGGTCATGCCTTCGCGGAATTCAAAGCGCCCGGGGTAGAAAACCGCCCCGCTGATCTCCACGCTGTCGGGCAGGTACATGTCCCTGGAACTGTAGAGAAGCACCGTGTCCCTGGGCTCGAGCGTGATGGATTCGATGCCGGTGCTGTCCAGGGAAAAGGCGAAGAGGGAGCTAGATCCGTTGGGATAGGCCCGCACCACATGCACGCGTCCCAGATAGGCGTCCTCCCGCAAACCACCCGCCTTGTCGACCAATTGCCTTACCGTGCGGATGGCCCCGGAGGAATAGGTCCCCGGGTATTTTACCGGCCCCTCGATAGTGTAATAGGCCTTGCTGCGCTCGGTGGATTTCTCGACGAGAAGCTTGTCCCCGTCCTGCAATTCGAATTTGGTCTTGCCGCTCGCGTAATCCTGCGGCGACGCCAAATCGAGGTAATCGATGCGGCCATCCGGAAACACCCTCTGCAAGGTGATGCGATGGCTGGCCGAGGTGGCGTTGATGCCACCCGCGAACTCCAGGGCTTCCTTGACGCCTTCGCCCTTCTTAAGCTCGTAGACGGCGGCCCGGCCCACGTCCCCGGACACTTCGGCGA is a window encoding:
- a CDS encoding SLBB domain-containing protein — protein: MPITYRKFLILLGLALPLTAVAQGLEEKASQSQRLQAQAAASGLDPQTVDSLVNERRNQEQGSSPDRRKLSSAAVRETVPSDSLLSGPSAYGEDSLDLYDTTAVAGNDSLGLNGKRHPPMRHRRVKIPPRYEQRIFRTTDRTAFGSTASGAGRDYILGAGDQVTVSLWGDREKESVLTLSPEGAIFLEGAGLVPLAGLSLGEAQLRVKSRLAKVFSGIARGTSHVAVSLGHAGPIKVFVLGEVKLPGGFVFSGNTSVMSAMYYAKGPSDIGTVRNLVLNRGGKKYPLDLYRYLIYGERLSPDALQDGDVLFSGRASILAEVSGDVGRAAVYELKKGEGVKEALEFAGGINATSASHRITLQRVFPDGRIDYLDLASPQDYASGKTKFELQDGDKLLVEKSTERSKAYYTIEGPVKYPGTYSSGAIRTVRQLVDKAGGLREDAYLGRVHVVRAYPNGSSSLFAFSLDSTGIESITLEPRDTVLLYSSRDMYLPDSVEISGAVFYPGRFEFREGMTAKDLVMMAGGYLPHHESGRLLVFRGDPHERRVTQMQLDVADGLAETKERFQLKPNDFLQVPIDPRWYQKEVVILNGHFVHPGKYALLFPGETLNSVITRAGGFKPDAYVSGARLFRSKDSVGRVGLDFNKALRNSNSKQNISLVGGDSIVVPERLNTVKVVGEVGFATSVLYKDGANVEYYIEKAGGFTRRSEKNHVVVEYANGETGGTGYFNRQPDAGSVIFVPQGPEPKPVDWFAGINAILGTLSIGLAVALSIAALSK